Proteins from one Panicum virgatum strain AP13 chromosome 7K, P.virgatum_v5, whole genome shotgun sequence genomic window:
- the LOC120639540 gene encoding fatty acid amide hydrolase-like produces the protein MGGSSSTGRGKTKGSSPLAMTPVEEVDISAVRYKPPTLQAPHLTGFSLRAFVWLMESPLLGPLITSFLKSQNNMPQTLQQTVIPERPMYYPEYPPQDTEPGVVLVGEDRHPVERVHEALQYLPSYDPSVRWATEEKLPFLYWKIRDFAHAYSSGITTPSVVAEHVIAGVEEWNNKKPPMPMLIYFNADDLRRQAEASTKRFEQGNPMSILDGIFVAIKDDIDCFPYPTKGATTFFDQIHTVEKDAVCVARLRKCGVIFIGKANMHELGLGVTGNNPNYGTARNPHSVDRYTGGSSSGPAALVSSGLCSVAIGTDGGGSVRIPSALCGIVGFKTTYGRTDMTGVLCDSGTVEVASPLTSSVEDAMLVYFAIAGSRPMDKLTLRPSPLCVPNLLSPDNSNILGSVKIGKYTEWFHDVSDREISSTCEDALKLLCNTFGCQIEEIILPELEEMRTAHVVSIGSESFCDLNPHYKAGRRTEFTLDTRTSLALFGSFSSTDYVASQCIRRRIMHYHMEAFKKVDFIATPTTGMTAPKIPPSALKSGESDYVVSAYLMRFIIAGNLLGLPAITVPVGHDKQGLPIGLQLIGRPWGEASLLRVASAVEELCLKKRNRPSTFYDILKS, from the exons ATGGGCGGATCGAGTTCCACGGGGCGGGGGAAGACGAAGGGCTCCTCCCCGCTCGCCATGAcgccggtggaggaggtggacaTCTCCGCCGTCCGGTACAAGCCGCCCACGCTGCAGGCGCCGCACCTCACCGGCTTCTCGCTCAGGGCCTTCGTCTGGCTCATGGAGTCGCCCCTCCTGGGCCCACTCATCACCTCCTTCCTCAAGTCGCAGAACAACATGCCGCAG ACGCTGCAGCAGACGGTGATCCCCGAGCGCCCCATGTACTACCCGGAGTACCCACCGCAGG ACACGGAGCCAGGAGTTGTGCTTGTGGGGGAAGATAGGCACCCAGTGGAAAGAGTCCACGAAGCACTGCAGTACCTCCCGTCGTATGATCCATCAGTGCGTTGGGCGACCGAGGAGAAGCTCCCTTTCCTTTACTGGAAGATCCGTGACTTCGCACATGCATACAGCTCAGGGATCACTACTCCATCAGTT GTTGCTGAGCATGTCATTGCGGGGGTGGAAGAGTGGAACAACAAGAAGCCTCCAATGCCAATGTTAATCTATTTTAATGCAGATGATCTCAGAAGGCAAGCTGAGGCATCCACAAAAAGATTTGAGCAAG GAAACCCGATGTCCATTTTGGATGGGATCTTTGTTGCCATTAAGGATGACATTGACTGTTTCCCTTATCCAACGAAGG GCGCTACAACATTTTTTGACCAAATCCACACTGTGGAGAAAGATGCAGTCTGCGTTGCTCGGTTGCGAAAATGTGGAGTCATCTTTATCGGGAAAGCAAACATGCACGAGCTTGGTCTTGGTGTAACAGGAAACAATCCAAATTATGG GACAGCAAGGAATCCACATTCTGTCGATAGATATACAGGTGGTTCTTCATCTGGTCCTGCTGCATTAGTCTCATCGGGGTTATGCTCAGTAGCAATTGGAACGGATGGTGGAG GTTCAGTTAGAATTCCATCCGCACTTTGTGGTATTGTTGGTTTCAAGACAACATATGGGCGGACCGATATGACTGG GGTACTTTGTGACTCTGGGACTGTTGAAGTTGCTTCTCCTCTTACATCATCAGTCGAGGATGCTATGCTAGT GTATTTTGCAATAGCAGGCTCAAGACCCATGGATAAGCTTACCCTTAGACCA TCACCGCTGTGTGTCCCAAATTTGTTATCCCCTGACAACAGCAATATCCTGGGATCAGTTAAAATAGGGAAATATACAGAG TGGTTTCATGATGTTTCTGACCGTGAGATATCGAGTACATGTGAAGATGCACTTAAACTTCTTTGTAACACTTTTGGATGTCAA ATAGAAGAGATAATATTACCAGAGCTTGAAGAGATGCGTACTGCCCATGTTGTCTCAATTGGCTCAGAATCGTTCTGTGACCTGAATCCTCATTACAAAGCAGG AAGGAGAACAGAATTTACGCTGGATACTCGAACAAGTTTGGCACTTTTTGGGTCATTCTCCTCAACTGATTATGTGGCTTCTCAATGCATAAG GAGGAGGATAATGCACTATCACATGGAAGCTTtcaagaaggttgatttcatagCAACTCCTACAACTGG CATGACGGCACCAAAAATACCACCAAGTGCTCTGAAGTCAGGAGAATCTGATTACGTTGTGTCAG CTTACCTGATGCGATTCATCATAGCTGGGAACCTTCTCGGTCTACCAGCAATAACTGTGCCT GTTGGTCATGACAAGCAGGGCCTTCCTATAGGTTTGCAACTGATAGGTCGGCCATGGGGTGAGGCTAGCTTGCTGAGGGTGGCTTCTGCAGTGGAG GAGCTGTGCCTGAAGAAACGGAACCGACCCTCCACATTTTATGACATTTTGAAGTCCTGA